The following proteins are co-located in the Sphingobacteriaceae bacterium genome:
- a CDS encoding VCBS repeat-containing protein yields the protein MVRKFYILIFFVVHVLLKAQIPVPTTTVFNAPLPNYGINSYTRASQQINLTPGFVYGFVTAGATNLQNLNISTYPSYVNNNYTDPSNNENYFTPNTNLQVATTNWNSSVDDIGAYNLNIPIVCSPGTKGIQPNLSINYNSNGANNWLGLGFNLSGIPMITRVNKTIYFDGAPSGINFNSNDAFSLNGSRLLQKSGTYGQNGATYKLEIEDYSFISSFNNQGNGPQYFVVTNTDGLTMEFGRTPDSKNVAKFSNEVLAWYVNKIYDEFGNYLIFDYTNQNGEILINEINYTGNNNAQINPYNKIKFNYMSRSDKNVFHVGGQHFTSEHILKNIICLDINNELVRQYNFEYKYEFASLLSKITEIDSKGNTINPTFFEWTQSGISPELSNNFFISSVNLFQGSVFSTVAADIDGNGIDELLCLNNINSPEIIIRHPGQIVPYTPIPWLQTPINLIGVFAFDEDYDNKDEVFAFVSVNTQYTLYKFKYVNGTLAISIENNGSIPQNTGITSWNNLNIFNNLSNHINNSSYFYSKADISGDNLNDIILVDQFGLRVTPSNGQSQTALPFTNIIKTSLGDFNGDGKTDLFLVRYTGNIVAPIVEVYEYVNNSNSLNLMFSQTINIGTNPNIINWNLLDPIKVAYANAAKSIDFGDIDGDMKTDLFYVYYVNNTQANLNSLRSNGITYVGDISAIPIPTQLNGQEAVYFIRDINNDGLTDFGISSHNPFTYESRFSFYHSNGDKFIPNQSSFGFFDRYIGEMGDFDGNGTVDYVYQNTGTGHKVTYSMFNQNNKKLIKRVFNLKNETKISYKFLPSARYYQEGIPDFNLGQNTTLLKPRLFVVEELIDNGVFNDYGYKNAIYHITGKGFLGFEKTIVRNRNEVILKGVFTTNEFDLTNDLPTRIQKLTTHISTNNIFNLLPNSQSSIKSTTLNYTQSGSNKYLNSVISSSKNYAMSTFMVSTENYDPNQGGKVGTIIETSYNWNSNNAILSIQKDFQYQPFTNQIYNSTFYKLGQINQTNSSNGNSSQFISTYLYDNSFRLISSNENTIPSTIPLVTNYSQFNAFGVPQSVSISAPDLAQPRTSSVNYDATGRFILQSTNSIGNNVSNIYEPGLGNVIKSTDLYGKETKFNYDGLGRLIKTISATGVTINSNYEWDPYTIPTNGILPARDIYRPKITTEISNGGSNVSYLDHKGNVLRIESSGFNGNTIITETSYDYMNRVLRKTEPYFQGQTTVKSTVFTFDEFYRPSNVFQYRNQSIINSIEYTYNNFSTDNNFIKGFKKTKVPNLGNIGFTYFISENNEAGQQDRTINYANIQSPHVVDYTFNQLSLPTQISTSFPSGQGNGITTVGYDAYGRRIVLNDPTTGVYNFQYNRIGEIILENTPNGDVAYQYDQLGRITSKTGNIYGACSYEYVLNGNGKESIKKITGPNNSLEFNYDDFGRLIEQKQKVLIPPVKEFLSQFTYDQNNRMVNHVYPGGFVTSNEYDPNGILIKIKNNNNTIWQLNNLLTPGLINQYSNSGGTNTQLNYDNNLNISEIITGSIAKQTYSIENTTSNVINRQFENFVSNTNIEEGFRFDDFDRLVQTTYQDINDMPVVKDVFNYNANGNLSYKQDCGNYVYGQQGQPYKLTQITNQVGNISLNTLNINYNNFNKVSKIIETDNAREMNFIYGCDEERVKMDYKVNNATIFTRYYADNFDREETNVGYKEWTYINSPTGLCAINYNNNGTNQLFNVTTDHLGSPLLLTSTGGNIVEQFSFDAWGRRRNPNDWTYNNVPNSQFLIRGYTMHEHLDEFGLINMNGRIYDPVLGRFIQPDKLIQNPSNVQNYNRYSYVMNNPIKYNDPSGYVYVRPPFVMADGGSQNDHGHYRYLAEPVIYLDGIRITSGSAGYNMWLGGGGGGVRTSQVFGGWSGNGVVQRGVTTSMGAFLDADKMNPGSVTNLNPRGAYVQLKYLGDNKVGKSVFINPIDGSVSVNKKDFAAYIQWTEAQGGGGRNYGGDGSGSAWDNTLKVVDAINQFNPLANLMDVVSNAFTGADRFGNKMSQGDAWLKAAGVFPVGKVGSSGITMYGSLTSKFGSGYKSVSVIQGSYMNVQLGQKLNAISPGPWSKIYEAGILNGSKVETHYFYNAATGQYANPFIKMSGWGSSGFK from the coding sequence ATGGTAAGGAAGTTTTATATACTTATTTTTTTTGTTGTTCATGTGCTATTAAAGGCACAGATTCCTGTGCCAACTACAACAGTTTTTAATGCGCCACTACCAAATTATGGCATCAATTCTTACACAAGAGCATCGCAGCAAATAAATTTAACGCCCGGGTTTGTGTATGGTTTTGTAACAGCAGGAGCAACTAATCTCCAGAATCTGAATATTAGTACGTATCCTTCTTATGTAAATAATAACTACACAGACCCATCGAACAATGAGAATTATTTTACTCCAAATACCAATTTGCAAGTTGCTACAACAAACTGGAATAGCTCAGTTGATGATATTGGTGCTTATAATTTAAATATTCCTATTGTTTGTTCTCCGGGTACAAAAGGTATTCAGCCTAATTTATCAATAAATTATAATAGTAATGGCGCTAATAATTGGTTGGGTCTCGGTTTTAATCTTAGTGGAATCCCAATGATTACTAGAGTAAATAAAACAATTTACTTTGATGGCGCACCATCAGGCATTAATTTTAATTCTAATGATGCTTTTAGTTTAAATGGAAGTAGGTTACTTCAAAAGTCAGGAACTTATGGTCAAAACGGAGCTACTTATAAGCTCGAAATTGAAGACTACAGTTTTATTTCATCTTTCAATAATCAAGGAAATGGACCACAATATTTTGTTGTTACAAATACAGATGGCTTAACAATGGAATTTGGTAGAACGCCGGACTCAAAAAACGTAGCTAAATTTAGCAATGAAGTTTTGGCTTGGTATGTAAATAAAATTTATGATGAATTTGGGAATTACCTGATTTTTGATTACACAAATCAAAATGGAGAAATATTAATTAATGAAATTAATTATACAGGAAATAATAATGCGCAAATAAATCCATATAATAAGATTAAGTTTAATTATATGAGTAGAAGTGATAAGAATGTTTTTCATGTAGGTGGCCAACATTTCACTTCAGAGCATATTTTAAAAAACATCATTTGTTTAGATATTAATAATGAATTAGTAAGGCAATACAATTTTGAATACAAATATGAGTTTGCCAGTTTATTAAGTAAAATAACTGAAATTGACTCAAAGGGTAACACTATAAATCCTACTTTTTTTGAATGGACTCAAAGTGGTATTTCGCCAGAATTATCCAATAACTTTTTTATTTCAAGTGTCAATTTATTCCAGGGCAGTGTTTTTTCCACGGTTGCTGCAGATATCGACGGTAATGGAATTGATGAATTGTTGTGTTTAAATAATATTAATTCGCCGGAAATTATTATAAGACATCCAGGACAGATTGTTCCGTATACACCAATTCCTTGGTTACAAACACCTATTAATTTAATTGGTGTATTTGCATTTGATGAAGATTATGATAATAAAGATGAAGTATTTGCCTTTGTAAGTGTTAATACTCAATACACTCTATATAAATTTAAATATGTGAATGGCACTTTGGCAATTTCAATTGAAAATAATGGTTCAATTCCACAAAATACAGGAATAACATCTTGGAATAATTTAAATATATTTAATAATCTAAGTAATCATATTAATAATTCAAGTTATTTTTATTCAAAAGCTGATATTAGTGGTGATAATTTGAATGATATCATATTAGTTGATCAATTTGGATTAAGAGTTACTCCATCAAATGGACAGAGCCAAACTGCACTTCCATTTACAAATATAATCAAGACAAGTTTAGGCGACTTTAATGGTGATGGAAAAACTGATTTATTTTTAGTACGTTATACTGGGAACATAGTCGCTCCAATTGTTGAAGTTTATGAATATGTTAATAATTCAAATTCATTAAATCTAATGTTTTCGCAAACCATTAATATAGGCACTAATCCAAATATAATTAATTGGAATCTTTTAGATCCAATTAAAGTGGCTTATGCTAATGCAGCAAAGTCAATTGATTTTGGTGACATTGACGGCGATATGAAAACAGATTTGTTTTATGTGTATTATGTAAATAATACACAAGCAAATTTAAATAGTTTACGCTCAAATGGAATCACTTACGTTGGGGATATATCTGCAATCCCAATCCCAACTCAACTAAATGGACAAGAGGCTGTATATTTTATAAGAGATATTAATAATGATGGATTGACAGATTTTGGCATCTCTTCACATAATCCTTTTACGTATGAATCAAGATTTTCCTTCTATCATTCTAATGGTGACAAATTTATTCCCAATCAGAGTAGCTTTGGTTTTTTTGACCGATATATTGGCGAAATGGGTGATTTCGATGGGAATGGGACTGTCGATTACGTTTATCAGAACACCGGTACCGGACATAAAGTTACCTATTCTATGTTCAATCAAAATAATAAAAAACTCATTAAACGCGTATTTAATTTAAAAAATGAAACAAAAATATCGTACAAGTTTTTACCAAGCGCAAGATATTATCAAGAGGGAATTCCAGATTTTAATCTTGGGCAAAACACAACGCTATTGAAGCCTCGATTATTTGTGGTGGAGGAATTAATTGATAATGGTGTTTTTAATGATTATGGATATAAAAATGCAATTTACCATATAACGGGTAAAGGTTTTTTAGGATTTGAAAAGACAATTGTAAGAAATAGAAACGAAGTGATTCTAAAAGGGGTATTTACTACAAATGAATTCGATTTGACAAATGATCTCCCAACAAGAATTCAGAAACTAACAACACATATCTCTACTAATAATATTTTTAATTTATTACCAAATTCACAATCTTCAATTAAATCCACTACTTTAAATTATACGCAATCAGGCTCAAATAAATACTTAAATAGTGTGATAAGTAGTTCTAAAAATTATGCTATGTCAACTTTTATGGTATCTACCGAGAATTACGATCCTAATCAAGGAGGAAAGGTTGGCACAATTATCGAAACAAGTTACAATTGGAACTCTAATAATGCAATTCTAAGTATTCAAAAAGATTTTCAATATCAACCTTTCACTAATCAAATCTATAATAGTACTTTTTATAAATTAGGTCAAATTAATCAAACAAATTCTTCCAACGGAAATTCTTCCCAATTTATTAGTACTTATTTATATGACAATTCATTTAGATTAATTTCTTCTAATGAAAATACTATTCCATCCACAATACCTTTGGTGACAAACTATTCTCAGTTTAATGCTTTTGGAGTTCCTCAATCTGTTAGCATATCTGCACCTGATTTGGCACAACCCCGCACAAGTTCTGTAAATTACGACGCTACCGGCAGATTTATTCTACAATCCACAAATTCCATTGGTAACAATGTATCCAACATTTACGAGCCGGGGTTAGGCAATGTAATAAAATCAACAGATTTATACGGTAAGGAAACAAAATTTAATTATGATGGATTAGGTAGATTAATAAAAACAATTTCTGCTACAGGAGTTACAATAAATTCTAATTACGAATGGGATCCTTATACAATACCTACTAATGGGATATTGCCCGCAAGAGATATTTATCGTCCTAAAATTACTACTGAGATTAGCAATGGTGGGAGTAATGTAAGTTATTTAGATCATAAAGGAAACGTGTTGAGGATCGAATCAAGTGGATTCAATGGTAATACAATTATTACAGAAACAAGTTATGATTATATGAATAGAGTGTTGCGGAAAACAGAACCATATTTTCAAGGCCAAACTACTGTAAAATCAACTGTATTCACATTCGATGAATTTTATAGGCCGTCTAATGTGTTTCAATATCGGAATCAAAGTATTATTAACAGCATAGAATACACCTACAATAACTTTAGTACGGATAATAATTTTATAAAAGGATTTAAGAAAACAAAAGTGCCAAACTTAGGCAATATAGGATTCACCTATTTTATTTCCGAAAATAATGAGGCGGGACAACAAGATCGTACCATTAATTATGCAAACATTCAATCGCCCCATGTAGTTGATTATACATTTAATCAGCTTTCTTTACCGACCCAAATATCAACTTCATTTCCAAGTGGACAAGGAAATGGAATTACCACAGTTGGATATGATGCATATGGAAGACGCATTGTTTTAAATGATCCAACAACTGGGGTTTACAACTTTCAATATAACAGAATCGGGGAAATAATATTGGAGAACACACCCAATGGAGATGTAGCTTATCAATATGACCAACTTGGACGAATAACTTCAAAAACCGGAAATATTTACGGTGCATGCTCATATGAATATGTTTTAAATGGAAATGGAAAGGAATCTATTAAAAAAATCACCGGCCCAAATAATAGTTTGGAATTTAATTATGATGACTTCGGAAGATTAATTGAGCAAAAACAAAAGGTCTTGATTCCTCCGGTGAAGGAATTTTTATCACAATTTACTTATGATCAAAATAATCGAATGGTTAATCATGTATATCCAGGCGGTTTTGTAACATCCAATGAATATGATCCTAATGGAATTTTGATAAAAATAAAGAATAATAATAATACAATATGGCAACTTAACAACTTGTTAACTCCAGGATTAATTAATCAATATAGTAATTCGGGTGGTACAAACACTCAATTAAATTATGACAATAATTTAAATATTAGTGAAATTATTACAGGTAGTATTGCGAAACAAACTTATAGTATTGAAAATACTACCTCCAATGTAATTAATAGACAATTCGAGAATTTTGTTTCAAACACAAATATTGAAGAAGGTTTTAGGTTTGATGACTTTGATCGATTAGTTCAAACCACCTATCAAGACATTAATGATATGCCCGTTGTTAAAGATGTTTTTAATTATAATGCCAATGGTAATTTAAGTTACAAACAAGATTGTGGAAACTACGTGTATGGTCAACAAGGGCAACCCTATAAACTTACTCAAATCACAAATCAAGTAGGTAATATAAGTTTAAACACTTTAAATATTAATTATAATAATTTTAACAAGGTGAGTAAAATTATTGAAACAGATAATGCCAGAGAAATGAATTTTATTTACGGATGTGATGAAGAACGAGTTAAAATGGATTATAAAGTCAATAATGCTACCATATTTACAAGGTATTACGCAGATAATTTTGATAGAGAAGAAACAAATGTTGGTTATAAGGAATGGACATATATTAATTCTCCTACTGGATTATGTGCAATTAATTATAATAACAATGGTACAAATCAATTATTCAATGTTACAACTGATCATTTAGGAAGTCCTTTGTTACTAACAAGCACTGGAGGGAATATTGTTGAGCAATTCAGCTTTGATGCTTGGGGTAGAAGAAGAAATCCAAATGACTGGACTTATAATAATGTGCCAAACTCTCAATTTTTAATAAGAGGGTATACCATGCATGAACATTTGGATGAATTTGGATTAATAAATATGAACGGACGAATATACGATCCGGTATTAGGAAGATTTATACAGCCAGATAAATTAATCCAAAACCCTTCTAATGTACAAAACTATAATCGTTACAGTTATGTGATGAATAATCCAATTAAGTATAATGACCCTTCAGGTTATGTATATGTAAGACCTCCATTTGTTATGGCAGATGGAGGAAGTCAAAATGATCATGGTCATTACCGTTATTTAGCCGAACCTGTAATTTATTTAGATGGTATAAGAATTACATCAGGAAGTGCAGGTTATAATATGTGGCTTGGGGGCGGTGGCGGAGGTGTTCGTACTTCTCAAGTATTTGGAGGTTGGTCAGGAAATGGTGTTGTTCAGCGAGGTGTTACTACTTCAATGGGAGCTTTTTTAGATGCTGATAAAATGAATCCAGGTAGTGTTACAAACTTAAATCCCCGTGGGGCTTATGTACAACTTAAATATTTAGGAGATAACAAAGTAGGTAAATCCGTTTTCATAAATCCAATTGATGGAAGTGTGAGTGTAAACAAAAAAGATTTTGCAGCATATATTCAATGGACGGAAGCCCAAGGTGGCGGGGGTAGAAATTATGGAGGTGATGGTAGCGGAAGTGCTTGGGACAATACATTGAAAGTGGTAGATGCGATTAATCAGTTTAATCCTCTTGCTAATTTAATGGATGTAGTTAGCAATGCTTTTACCGGTGCTGATAGGTTTGGGAACAAAATGAGTCAGGGCGATGCGTGGTTAAAAGCTGCTGGCGTTTTTCCGGTTGGTAAAGTTGGTTCAAGCGGAATAACAATGTATGGTTCATTGACTTCAAAATTTGGTAGTGGATATAAATCTGTTAGCGTCATACAAGGAAGTTATATGAATGTCCAACTTGGACAAAAACTTAATGCAATTTCTCCTGGTCCATGGAGCAAAATATATGAAGCTGGTATATTAAATGGTTCAAAAGTTGAGACGCATTATTTCTATAATGCTGCAACTGGGCAGTATGCCAATCCTTTTATAAAAATGAGTGGCTGGGGTTCTAGTGGATTTAAATAA
- a CDS encoding DUF3997 domain-containing protein, with the protein MGYNDKYMIVKQYPRTFPNAPNKTIINYYILPFKKGMNWRTKNGLIGPLTESEFKEKRKELGISDELIFSKVLKDLE; encoded by the coding sequence GTGGGCTATAACGATAAATATATGATTGTAAAACAGTACCCACGTACATTTCCAAATGCTCCGAATAAAACAATAATAAACTACTATATTTTACCTTTCAAAAAAGGGATGAACTGGCGAACTAAAAATGGATTAATTGGCCCATTAACTGAATCGGAATTTAAAGAGAAGCGGAAGGAGTTGGGAATATCGGATGAATTAATATTTTCGAAGGTATTGAAAGACCTGGAATAA